A genomic window from Pocillopora verrucosa isolate sample1 chromosome 7, ASM3666991v2, whole genome shotgun sequence includes:
- the LOC131782241 gene encoding uncharacterized protein: MNAGKMERRHKIRNREANWAQDGQGKITKQELPVLFLPPVVGNGSSRVKHEDNSSIMVTMKKLNSRPENYKRVHQKFSTTALHHQDKGLFYNCEQDKKRSSCNKKITFTAKNTSKRPFLLPALPTVAFQGQIRKKATASQGNPTKPKGYKLLPKYLPQIDTRTKQLKSNETTSNGLINASNAKTTDKSFPPLARKAMKPLRTAISSSATLRGLISLDLEEQFVFRFRLSNYDAKDINITSLNKPM; encoded by the coding sequence ATGAACGCAGGGAAAATGGAAAGACGCCATAAAATCAGAAACAGGGAAGCAAACTGGGCGCAAGATGGGcaaggaaaaattacaaaacaggAACTACCAGTTTTGTTTTTACCTCCTGTTGTCGGCAATGGATCCTCGCGCGTCAAGCACGAGGACAATTCTTCGATTATGGTTACAATGAAGAAGCTGAACAGCCGGCCAGAGAATTATAAACGTGTTCACCAAAAGTTTTCTACGACGGCTTTACACCACCAGGATAAGGGATTGTTCTACAACTGTGAACAGGACAAAAAGCGATCGAGTTGTAACAAGAAAATAACCTTTACGGCGAAAAATACTTCAAAGAGGCCGTTTTTATTGCCTGCATTACCCACAGTAGCGTTTCAAGGGCAGATTCGGAAGAAAGCTACGGCATCTCAAGGGAATCCTACGAAACCCAAAGGTTACAAACTGCTTCCCAAATATCTGCCGCAGATCGACACAAGGACGAAGCAATTAAAAAGCAACGAGACAACTTCTAACGGCCTCATAAACGCTTCTAACGCGAAAACGACTGATAAAAGTTTTCCCCCCTTAGCGAGGAAGGCAATGAAACCTTTGCGGACTGCCATATCTTCTTCGGCAACTTTGCGAGGCCTAATTTCTCTGGATTTAGAGGAACAATTCGTTTTCCGATTTCGTCTTTCAAATTATGACGCTAAAGACATTAATATAACTTCTCTCAATAAGCCCATGTAA
- the LOC131782245 gene encoding uncharacterized protein isoform X1 yields MFRVRTNYNDIMVSFCRDFLALQRGEDIFPRGQLKVAPYLRNYAKPSVRREEDSTTEYNDLNTGLDGTIQGRSFGKSDNPSLVSNPENIKPPLESGDVSVRTQEYLQKPVAFEKTNMNRGHLNDLHRSIQNRLTGSGFETFEPHPLAGMQCTGHRMSLAESQQNLPKRGSVSSSGDETAKAAESFKSEQLVSNGINQTTSHSVSLNKLYSCLKRMKCRRNEVGQYEDLATISMNGREPSLNKSYFQRVLASNNANTAKTRSEQEEIFLLFGGKSKPVRFQINPEGLNLLEREWRIELKSRDSIFCNSDEEGLQLLQKFRARFRTNPRTNVPDRRTPMLPIPWARHVVHKGRSLSPEEKEQLKEDESGRKLSIHVYLPNAGWDVQGKNSTPTTPMSSPSR; encoded by the exons ATGTTCCGGGTTAGAACCAATTATAATGATATTATGGTTAGTTTCTGTCGTGACTTCCTGGCACTTCAAAG aggTGAGGACATATTTCCCAGAGGTCAGCTTAAAGTTGCTCCGTATCTACGTAATTATGCGAAACCATCGGTGCGTCGTGAAGAAGATTCTACTACAGAATACAACGATTTGAATACTGGTTTGGACGGTACCATCCAGGGACGCTCATTTGGAAAATCTGATAACCCTTCTTTGGTCAGTAACCCAGAAAACATAAAACCTCCCCTGGAGTCAGGAGATGTGAGTGTTAGGACACAGGAATATCTACAAAAGCCCGTTGCatttgaaaagacaaatatGAATAGAGGCCATTTAAATGATTTGCACCGTTCAATTCAAAATCGATTAACTGGCTCTGGTTTCGAAACTTTTGAGCCGCATCCTTTGGCTGGAATGCAGTGTACGGGACATCGAATGAGTTTGGCTGAATCTCAACAAAATCTACCGAAACGAGGTAGTGTTTCTTCCTCAGGAGATGAAACAGCTAAAGCCGCTGAGAGTTTTAAGTCCGAACAACTGGTTAGCAACGGAATCAACCAAACAACTTCACACTCTGTCTCTTTGAATAAGCTTTATTCGTGTCTAAAGAGGATGAAATGCCGAAGAAACGAGGTAGGGCAATACGAAGATCTTGCAACGATTTCCATGAACGGTCGTGAACCCAGTCTTAATAAAAGTTATTTCCAAAGAGTCCTCGCGTCAAACAACGCGAATACCGCGAAAACACGCAGTGaacaagaagaaatatttttgcttttcgGTGGAAAATCAAAGCCCGTACGCTTTCAAATCAATCCCGAAGGGCTCAACTTGTTGGAAAGGGAGTGGCGCATTGAACTGAAGTCAAGAGATTCTATATTTTGTAATTCGGACGAGGAAGGTTTACAACTTTTGCAGAAGTTTCGAGCGCGGTTCAGAACCAACCCGAGGACAAATGTACCGGATCGGAGAACACCAATGTTACCAATACCTTGGGCTCGACATGTTGTACATAAAGGACGAAGTCTGAGCCCAGAGGAAAAAGAGCAACTAAAAGAAGATGAAAGCGGACGAAAGCTTTCAATTCACGTCTATCTACCTAATGCAGGTTGGGATGTACAAGGGAAAAACTCTACACCAACGACTCCAATGTCTTCTCCTTCCAGATAA
- the LOC131782245 gene encoding uncharacterized protein isoform X2: MSFAFFRGEDIFPRGQLKVAPYLRNYAKPSVRREEDSTTEYNDLNTGLDGTIQGRSFGKSDNPSLVSNPENIKPPLESGDVSVRTQEYLQKPVAFEKTNMNRGHLNDLHRSIQNRLTGSGFETFEPHPLAGMQCTGHRMSLAESQQNLPKRGSVSSSGDETAKAAESFKSEQLVSNGINQTTSHSVSLNKLYSCLKRMKCRRNEVGQYEDLATISMNGREPSLNKSYFQRVLASNNANTAKTRSEQEEIFLLFGGKSKPVRFQINPEGLNLLEREWRIELKSRDSIFCNSDEEGLQLLQKFRARFRTNPRTNVPDRRTPMLPIPWARHVVHKGRSLSPEEKEQLKEDESGRKLSIHVYLPNAGWDVQGKNSTPTTPMSSPSR, encoded by the coding sequence ATgagttttgcttttttcagaggTGAGGACATATTTCCCAGAGGTCAGCTTAAAGTTGCTCCGTATCTACGTAATTATGCGAAACCATCGGTGCGTCGTGAAGAAGATTCTACTACAGAATACAACGATTTGAATACTGGTTTGGACGGTACCATCCAGGGACGCTCATTTGGAAAATCTGATAACCCTTCTTTGGTCAGTAACCCAGAAAACATAAAACCTCCCCTGGAGTCAGGAGATGTGAGTGTTAGGACACAGGAATATCTACAAAAGCCCGTTGCatttgaaaagacaaatatGAATAGAGGCCATTTAAATGATTTGCACCGTTCAATTCAAAATCGATTAACTGGCTCTGGTTTCGAAACTTTTGAGCCGCATCCTTTGGCTGGAATGCAGTGTACGGGACATCGAATGAGTTTGGCTGAATCTCAACAAAATCTACCGAAACGAGGTAGTGTTTCTTCCTCAGGAGATGAAACAGCTAAAGCCGCTGAGAGTTTTAAGTCCGAACAACTGGTTAGCAACGGAATCAACCAAACAACTTCACACTCTGTCTCTTTGAATAAGCTTTATTCGTGTCTAAAGAGGATGAAATGCCGAAGAAACGAGGTAGGGCAATACGAAGATCTTGCAACGATTTCCATGAACGGTCGTGAACCCAGTCTTAATAAAAGTTATTTCCAAAGAGTCCTCGCGTCAAACAACGCGAATACCGCGAAAACACGCAGTGaacaagaagaaatatttttgcttttcgGTGGAAAATCAAAGCCCGTACGCTTTCAAATCAATCCCGAAGGGCTCAACTTGTTGGAAAGGGAGTGGCGCATTGAACTGAAGTCAAGAGATTCTATATTTTGTAATTCGGACGAGGAAGGTTTACAACTTTTGCAGAAGTTTCGAGCGCGGTTCAGAACCAACCCGAGGACAAATGTACCGGATCGGAGAACACCAATGTTACCAATACCTTGGGCTCGACATGTTGTACATAAAGGACGAAGTCTGAGCCCAGAGGAAAAAGAGCAACTAAAAGAAGATGAAAGCGGACGAAAGCTTTCAATTCACGTCTATCTACCTAATGCAGGTTGGGATGTACAAGGGAAAAACTCTACACCAACGACTCCAATGTCTTCTCCTTCCAGATAA
- the LOC131782229 gene encoding chromo domain-containing protein cec-1-like: MNRPGKNNGIYAAETILKRRVREGKVEYFIKWKGYSQKYNTWEPEENVLDPRLLRAFRQRLTARKGKFKGKKKKMLVSEENPEEPDSSSVDVENVTSVNDHESDSEIDESSREVDPPPTKRRRRRKKRNLPKVNESTGEAVPSLEVETTVPLAETEVGEKTAEVEITESEEKFPDKASEDKTAESNSNIEETPLKEIAPSTSVVSELDTTPCNAGCSSSSKTDVLETPLPEKPPVIERDNQPKPSTADVPTVSTSPPSSSRHEVPPPAAPTEMKNTPVIPRYSRFEFLANSMIITDVTTERGTVTVKECSAYEGFYGPEPDRSG, encoded by the exons ATGAATCGGCCTGGTAAAAACAACGGTATATACGCGGCCGAAACGATCCTGAAGCGAAGAGTTCGTGAG GGAAAAGTCGAATACTTTATCAAATGGAAAGGATATTCACAGAA GTACAACACATGGGAACCAGAGGAAAATGTCTTAGATCCACGATTACTGAGGGCTTTTCGACAACGATTAACAGCGAG AAAGGGAAAGTTTAaaggcaagaaaaagaaaatgcttGTGTCTGAGGAAAAC CCGGAAGAGCCAGACAGTTCTTCTGTGGATGTTGAAAACGTCACCAGCGTCAATGATCATGAAAGTGATAGCGAAATTGATGAATCGTCTCGCGAGGTTGATCCGCCGCCCACGAAGCGACGACGGCGTCGGAAAAAACGAAACTTACCGAAGGTAAACGAAAGTACTGGCGAAGCTGTTCCGTCTCTTGAGGTTGAAACCACAGTCCCTCTCGCTGAAACCGAAGTAGGTGAAAAAACTGCAGAGGTCGAAATTACGGAATCCGAAGAAAAATTTCCTGATAAAGCGAGTGAAGACAAAACTGCTGAGTCGAATTCGAATATCGAAGAAACTCCCTTGAAAGAAATTGCACCGTCCACCTCCGTTGTGAGTGAATTAGACACCACTCCTTGCAACGCTGGTTGTAGTAGCAGCTCAAAGACAGACGTACTCGAAACTCCACTACCTGAAAAACCTCCGGTGATCGAGAGAGACAATCAACCCAAACCGAGCACCGCTGATGTCCCCACGGTATCCACCAGCCCCCCTTCGTCATCGCGACACGAAGTTCCGCCCCCAGCAGCCCCCACGGAAATGAAAAACACCCCGGTGATACCGCGGTACTCGCGATTTGAATTTTTAGCAAACAGCATGATTATCACAGATGTGACAACAGAAAGAGGAACAGTGACAGTAAAGGAATGTTCTGCTTATGAGGGGTTTTATGGCCCCGAACCGGACCGATCAGGCTAA
- the LOC131782193 gene encoding G-protein coupled receptor 83-like produces the protein MVEAGSIVLWSALLVLIVVNIMGNSLVCWIIRKNREMRTHLNYLIVNLAVADMMYAIFMAPVFFVKFAGVHPDGIVGLVLCKLVTGGNLSWFGAASSVVTLVAIAVERHNAVLYPFSNRGALNTFKLKVIIASSWIFSTFFNIPSFLAVRLNETANECAEHFPREWMAKAMTWLWFLLTALFTALMASLYSRVVYNLWIKGNEKDQLTQQQMIVMRVRKRVTSMVVTVSALFSTCWCASGAIYIVSYTNYASIDYNTDYLPISYITVMFNSAVNPFTYALLNRRFRRKIKMKFFSGCFSSSTVKPNAGRESCITETTTTHFGALSHFVVVKR, from the exons ATGGTCGAAGCAGGGAGTATTGTGCTTTGGTCTGCACTCCTAGTACTGATCGTCGTTAATATTATGGGAAATTCTCTTGTCTGCTGGATTATAAGGAAAAATCGAGAAATGAG GACCCATCTAAATTACTTAATCGTTAACCTAGCAGTAGCGGACATGATGTACGCGATTTTTATGGCACCAGTGTTCTTTGTCAAGTTTGCTGGTGTGCATCCGGATGGGATAGTTGGCTTAGTTCTATGCAAACTTGTGACAGGAGGAAATTTGTCATGGTTCGGAGCTGCTTCCTCGGTTGTCACACTGGTCGCCATCGCCGTTGAACGACACAACGCTGTGTTGTATCCCTTCAGCAACAGAGGAGCACTGAACACGTTTAAATTGAAG GTGATCATTGCCAGTTCTTGGATTTTCTCGACCTTTTTCAACATCCCATCGTTCCTGGCAGTCCGCCTTAATGAGACTGCAAACGAATGCGCAGAGCATTTCCCAAGAGAGTGGATGGCAAAAGCCATGACCTGGTTGTGGTTTCTTTTGACGGCTCTTTTCACTGCGTTGATGGCTTCTCTGTACTCTAGAGTTGTGTATAACCTATGGATCAAGGGCAATGAAAAAGATCAGCTTACCCAGCAGCAAATG ATTGTGATGAGGGTGAGAAAGCGGGTCACTTCGATGGTGGTTACTGTCAGTGCTCTATTTAGCACATGTTGGTGCGCATCTGGTGCCATTTACATTGTGTCATACACTAACTATGCATCCATCGACTATAACACCGACTATTTGCCAATTTCTTACATAACCGTCATGTTCAACTCCGCCGTCAACCCGTTTACTTACGCTCTGTTAAACAGACGATTCAGGAGGAAAATAAAGATGAAGTTTTTTTCTGGATGTTTCTCTTCATCCACGGTCAAACCCAACGCCGGCAGAGAGTCATGCATCACCGAGACCACGACAACACATTTTGGAGCCTTGAGTCACTTCGTGGTTGTCAAACGATGA
- the LOC131782270 gene encoding uncharacterized protein encodes MSYFITMAPMTCELKATLFTRYLDGYLKVANSHDRGAPLRSISVQTIHRKNASDSGFTLGEPTLLKYKGPTLKLEHDFLQINAEFSNGMIQKDFHAQVVPKREVLQRNALQETGLPFNVIILALDQTSQATFQRLLPDSFKFLRDELQSFIFEGFSLVGEATTPQITALFTGKTVEENCKLHEARIGFDGAKTLDGWPFIFNTFKEHGYATMFSEDAPSIATFNMRLKGFNKQPADHYARPFWSAVPHNSDSGLHPFCINAQPQHVIQLEYLKSLFRAYPQTLKFGFTFVSSLCHHESIMPLGSAAKDFVTFFQAIRESGFLNNTIFVVMGDHGARTGEFRSTIQGKLEERLPLLSITLPSKFRLKYPELVQNLKLNTKVITSPLDLHATFMHVLKYPADPSNSELTRGTSLFSAIPRNRTCQDALIPEYFCPCVRWLPINTSHAHVRISAMRAADYINNLLVEVGDLCEKLSVNDIISAWQEMSSIKVQTFNGIENGMGLGFGKANFESTSTPSECTYQLRFRTKPGNGEFEVSVKIIEGKFIVNGHISRINIYGSQPNCIKASYPHLRKYCYCSHQG; translated from the exons ATGTCTTATTTCATTACAATGGCGCCCATGACTTGTGAGCTTAAAGCAACGTTGTTTACTAGATACCTGGATGGGTATTTGAAGGTTGCCAACAGTCACGATAGAG gAGCACCTTTGAGGAGTATTTCAGTTCAAACTATCCACAGAAAAAACGCCTCTGATTCGGGGTTCACTTTGGGAGAACCGACTCTTTTAAAGTACAAAGGCCCAACTTTGAAACTAGAACACGACTTTCTACAAATCAATGCCGAGTTCTCCAATGGAATGATTCAAAAGGATTTTCATGCACAAGTAGTCCCGAAACGAGAGGTCTTGCAACGAAATGCTCTACAGGAAACTGGTTTACCTTTCAATGTCATAATCCTAGCATTAGATCAGACATCACAGGCAACTTTCCAACGTCTCTTACCAGATTCGTTCAAGTTTCTTCGTGATGAGCTCCAGTCCTTTATATTTGAGGGATTTTCTCTTGTGGGAGAGGCGACCACACCCCAAATCACAGCGCTATTTACTGGCAAGACTGTGGAGGAGAACTGTAAATTGCATGAAGCACGGATTGGATTTGACGGCGCCAAGACTTTAGACGGGTGGCCATTTATTTTCAACACCTTTAAGGAGCATGGATATGCTACGATGTTTAGCGAAGATGCACCATCAATTG CAACTTTCAATATGAGACTCAAAGGTTTCAACAAACAACCCGCAGATCACTACGCGCGTCCCTTTTGGTCAGCGGTACCGCACAACTCTGACAGTGGACTTCATCCATTCTGTATCAATGCACAACCGCAGCACGTTATTCAGCTTGAATATCTGAAAAGCCTGTTCAGAGCTTATCCCCAGACGCTTAAGTTTGGATTCACCTTCGTGAGCAGTTTGTGCCATCATGAATCGATCATGCCACTTGGATCAGCCGCTAAAGACTTTGTTACATTTTTCCAGGCCATACGTGAATCTGGATTTTTGAATAACACGATTTTTGTTGTCATGGGAGACCACGGGGCGAGAACGGGGGAGTTCCGATCCACAATTCAGGGGAAACTGGAGGAGCGTTTGCCACTACTATCCATTACACTTCCTTCTAAATTCCGTTTAAAGTATCCAGAACTTGTGCAGAATCTCAAGCTCAATACAAAAGTTATTACTTCACCTTTAGATCTACACGCAACCTTTATGCACGTGTTAAAATACCCTGCCGACCCATCAAATTCTGAGCTTACCCGAGGGACAAGCCTCTTTTCAGCGATCCCTCGAAATCGAACATGCCAAGATGCTTTGATTCCCGAGTACTTTTGCCCTTGTGTCCGGTGGTTGCCTATAAATACCAGTCATGCGCACGTTCGCATAAGTGCAATGCGCGCCGCTGACTACATAAATAATTTGCTTGTGGAAGTTGGTGATCTTTGCGAGAAACTATCAGTGAATGACATAATAAGCGCATGGCAGGAAATGTCCAGCATTAAAGTACAAACTTTTAATGGCATTGAGAACGGGATGGGTTTAGGATTTGGTAAAGCAAATTTTGAATCTACGTCGACACCCAGTGAGTGCACCTACCAACTTAGATTTCGAACAAAGCCGGGCAATGGAGAATTTGAGGTATCGGTTAAAATTATTGAGGGGAAATTTATCGTGAACGGGCACATCAGCCGTATTAATATCTATGGTTCCCAACCCAACTGCATCAAGGCTTCATATCCGCATCTTAGAAAATATTGTTACTGCAGCCACCAAGGCTGA